One region of Chlamydia psittaci 6BC genomic DNA includes:
- the rpsQ gene encoding 30S ribosomal protein S17: MASEVRGLRKTKIGVVVSSKMDKTVVVRVERIYSHPQYAKVVRDSKKFYAHDGLGVSEGDKVKIQETRPLSKLKRWRVVERVS, from the coding sequence ATGGCTAGTGAAGTAAGAGGCCTTAGAAAAACCAAAATTGGTGTTGTTGTCTCGTCAAAAATGGATAAAACCGTAGTTGTTCGAGTTGAAAGGATATATTCTCATCCTCAGTATGCCAAAGTTGTTAGAGACTCTAAGAAGTTTTATGCTCATGATGGTCTGGGTGTTTCTGAAGGCGATAAAGTGAAAATTCAAGAAACACGACCTCTGTCTAAATTAAAAAGATGGCGTGTTGTTGAGCGTGTAAGTTAG
- the rplR gene encoding 50S ribosomal protein L18 produces the protein MENSLFKKSEKKIRRALRVRKVLRGSSSKPRLSVVKTNKHIYVQLIDDSIGKTLASVSTIAKSSKASGLVKKNQGVAKALGVQIAEMGKSLQVDRVVFDRGPFKYHGIIAMVADGAREGGLQF, from the coding sequence ATGGAAAATTCGTTATTCAAGAAGTCTGAAAAAAAGATTCGTAGGGCTTTAAGAGTGCGTAAAGTCTTGAGAGGCTCTTCTTCGAAGCCTCGCTTGTCTGTTGTGAAAACTAACAAGCATATCTATGTACAATTAATTGATGACTCTATTGGCAAAACTTTGGCTTCTGTCTCAACTATAGCCAAATCAAGTAAGGCTTCCGGATTAGTTAAAAAGAATCAAGGCGTTGCTAAAGCGTTAGGAGTTCAAATTGCCGAGATGGGAAAAAGTCTTCAAGTAGATCGAGTTGTTTTCGATCGCGGCCCTTTCAAGTATCATGGAATTATTGCCATGGTTGCTGACGGTGCTAGGGAAGGCGGGTTACAGTTTTAA
- the rpmC gene encoding 50S ribosomal protein L29 has translation MSVKKNLLAELRQKSLSELDAFIHENKKALFSLRAEAALQNKAVKTHLFSMYKKTIARSMTVKQEKEGKVDG, from the coding sequence ATGTCAGTAAAGAAGAATTTATTAGCTGAGCTTAGACAGAAAAGTCTATCTGAGTTGGACGCGTTTATCCATGAAAATAAGAAAGCTCTTTTTTCTTTAAGAGCTGAAGCCGCTTTGCAAAATAAAGCAGTAAAGACGCACTTGTTCTCTATGTATAAGAAAACCATAGCTCGATCTATGACGGTCAAACAAGAAAAAGAAGGAAAAGTCGATGGCTAG
- the rpsE gene encoding 30S ribosomal protein S5, protein MTLSKNSHKEDQLEEKVLVVNRCSKVVKGGRKFSFSALILVGDGKGRLGYGFAKANELTDAIRKGGEAARKNLITIESLEGDSIPHEVLVDQDGAQLLLKPAKPGTGIVAGSRIRLILEMAGVKNIVAKSLGSNNPMNQVKAAFKALLSLSSRKDVLTRRKVTHD, encoded by the coding sequence ATGACGTTATCAAAGAATTCTCACAAAGAAGATCAGCTAGAGGAGAAAGTTCTTGTTGTCAATCGTTGTTCAAAAGTAGTCAAGGGCGGTCGTAAGTTTAGTTTTTCCGCGCTTATTTTGGTGGGTGACGGTAAAGGACGCTTGGGCTACGGTTTTGCCAAAGCTAATGAGTTAACAGATGCTATCCGTAAAGGCGGAGAAGCTGCTAGAAAAAATCTAATCACCATTGAATCTTTGGAAGGTGACTCTATTCCTCATGAAGTTCTAGTTGATCAGGACGGAGCTCAATTGCTTTTGAAGCCTGCTAAGCCAGGAACTGGAATTGTTGCAGGTTCTAGAATTCGTTTGATTTTGGAAATGGCTGGGGTTAAAAATATTGTTGCTAAAAGTTTGGGCTCAAATAACCCTATGAACCAAGTAAAGGCTGCTTTTAAAGCTCTCTTGAGTCTTTCTAGCAGGAAAGACGTTTTAACAAGGAGAAAAGTGACACATGATTAA
- the rpsH gene encoding 30S ribosomal protein S8, whose amino-acid sequence MGMTSDTIADLLTRIRNALKAEHLYVDLEHSKMREAIVKILKQHGFLAHYLVKEEHRKRTMRIFLQYTNDRKPVIRQLKRVSKPSRRVYVPAAKIPYVFGNMGISVLSTSQGVLDGSTARAKNIGGELLCLVW is encoded by the coding sequence ATGGGCATGACAAGTGATACTATAGCCGATTTATTAACAAGAATCCGAAATGCTTTGAAGGCAGAGCATTTATACGTAGATTTAGAACACAGCAAAATGCGTGAAGCAATTGTAAAAATTCTGAAACAACACGGATTTTTAGCACATTATTTGGTAAAAGAAGAGCATCGTAAACGTACAATGCGTATTTTTTTACAATATACTAATGACCGTAAGCCTGTGATACGCCAATTAAAGCGGGTTTCTAAGCCCTCTAGAAGGGTTTATGTCCCTGCAGCGAAAATTCCTTATGTTTTCGGAAATATGGGTATTTCCGTTCTTTCCACATCGCAAGGAGTTTTGGACGGGTCAACAGCTCGGGCTAAAAATATTGGTGGTGAACTACTCTGTTTAGTTTGGTAA
- the rplN gene encoding 50S ribosomal protein L14: MIQQESQLKVADNTGAKRVKCFKVLGGSRRRYATVGDVIVCSVRDVEPDSSVKKGDVVKAVIVRTRRNILRKDGSSLKFDTNSCVIIDDKGNPKGTRIFGPIAREIRDRGFVKISSLAPEVI; encoded by the coding sequence ATGATTCAGCAAGAAAGTCAGTTAAAAGTTGCCGATAATACTGGGGCTAAAAGAGTAAAGTGTTTTAAAGTTTTAGGCGGTTCTCGAAGACGTTACGCTACAGTGGGTGATGTCATTGTATGTTCTGTTAGAGATGTTGAGCCTGACAGCTCTGTAAAAAAGGGTGATGTGGTTAAAGCTGTAATAGTTAGGACACGCCGCAATATTCTTAGAAAAGATGGTTCTTCTTTGAAATTCGATACTAATAGCTGTGTAATTATCGATGATAAAGGAAATCCCAAAGGAACACGAATTTTTGGTCCGATAGCTCGAGAAATCCGCGATCGTGGCTTTGTGAAAATTAGTTCTTTGGCCCCTGAGGTGATTTAA
- the rplX gene encoding 50S ribosomal protein L24 — MKRRSVCVGDTVYVLAGNDKGKQGKVLSCLREKNKVVVEGVNVRTKNIKRSQENPKGKRISIEAPIHISNIRLSIDGAPAKLSVKVTENGRELWNKSPDGTSKLYRSVKERKG; from the coding sequence ATGAAAAGACGTAGTGTTTGTGTTGGCGACACTGTTTATGTGCTAGCCGGGAACGACAAAGGCAAACAAGGTAAAGTTTTATCTTGTCTCAGAGAAAAAAATAAAGTGGTCGTTGAAGGAGTCAACGTTCGTACGAAAAATATCAAGCGTAGTCAAGAAAATCCAAAAGGTAAAAGGATTAGTATTGAAGCTCCGATACATATTTCTAACATTCGTTTAAGTATAGACGGAGCTCCAGCAAAACTTTCTGTCAAAGTTACTGAGAATGGACGAGAGTTATGGAATAAATCTCCTGATGGTACCTCCAAACTATATCGTTCTGTGAAAGAGAGAAAAGGTTAA
- the rplE gene encoding 50S ribosomal protein L5, with product MSRLKKLYTEEIRKTLQEKFGYSNTMQIPVLKKIVISMGLAEAAKDKNLFQAHLEELSMISGQKPLVTKARNSIAGFKLREGQGIGAKVTLRGQRMYDFMDRFCHIVSPRIRDFRGFSSKGDGRGCYSLGLDDQQIFPEVDLDRVKRTQGMNITWVTTAKTDVECTTLLELMGLRFKKAQ from the coding sequence ATGAGCAGGTTAAAAAAACTATATACCGAAGAGATCCGAAAGACCCTCCAAGAAAAGTTTGGATATAGCAATACCATGCAAATCCCTGTTCTTAAAAAAATTGTAATAAGCATGGGTCTTGCAGAAGCTGCTAAAGATAAAAATCTTTTCCAAGCTCACTTAGAAGAACTTTCTATGATTTCTGGACAAAAACCTTTGGTGACAAAGGCTAGAAATTCTATCGCCGGCTTCAAGCTTCGTGAAGGACAAGGCATAGGAGCAAAAGTAACACTACGTGGCCAACGTATGTACGATTTTATGGATCGTTTTTGTCACATTGTCTCTCCTAGAATTCGCGACTTTCGTGGTTTCTCAAGTAAAGGAGATGGACGCGGATGTTATTCATTAGGACTGGACGATCAACAGATTTTCCCTGAAGTGGATTTAGATCGCGTTAAGAGAACCCAAGGAATGAATATTACCTGGGTAACTACAGCAAAAACAGATGTAGAATGCACCACTCTTTTAGAGTTGATGGGTTTGCGCTTTAAGAAGGCTCAATAG
- the rplO gene encoding 50S ribosomal protein L15: MIKLESLQDPSPRKRRTKLLGRGPSSGHGKTSCRGHKGDGSRSGYKRRFGYEGGGVPLYRRVPTRGFSHARFDKCVEEITTQRLNVLFNEGEEITLEALKQKKAIDKHAIRVKVIVKGELEKTFIWKDANVVLSQGVRNLIGVA; this comes from the coding sequence ATGATTAAATTAGAATCGTTACAAGATCCTTCACCGCGTAAGAGAAGAACAAAACTATTAGGTCGTGGGCCTAGTTCTGGTCATGGTAAGACAAGTTGCCGAGGCCATAAAGGTGACGGAAGCCGTTCTGGTTATAAACGTCGCTTTGGTTATGAAGGGGGCGGAGTTCCTCTTTATAGAAGAGTCCCTACGAGAGGATTTTCTCATGCACGTTTTGATAAATGTGTAGAAGAAATCACGACTCAACGTTTGAACGTTTTGTTCAACGAGGGAGAAGAAATTACCTTGGAAGCTTTGAAACAGAAAAAAGCCATAGATAAGCATGCGATTAGAGTAAAAGTGATCGTTAAAGGCGAATTAGAAAAAACGTTTATCTGGAAGGACGCTAACGTAGTATTGTCTCAAGGAGTACGAAACCTTATTGGTGTTGCTTAA
- the rplF gene encoding 50S ribosomal protein L6 — protein sequence MSRKARDPIVLPQGVEVSIQNNEILVKGPKGSLKQVLAPEVLIDIKGKEIFVHPAPHVVDRPSRMQGLFWALISNMVQGVSVGFEKRLEMIGVGFRASVQGSILDLSIGVSHPTKIPIPSDIQVSVEKNTIISVKGINKQLVGEFAANIRAKRKPEPYKGKGIRYENEYVRRKAGKAAKTGKK from the coding sequence ATGTCTCGTAAAGCTCGAGACCCTATTGTGCTCCCTCAAGGAGTAGAGGTCTCCATTCAAAATAATGAAATCTTAGTAAAAGGTCCTAAGGGCTCTTTAAAACAGGTATTGGCTCCAGAAGTACTCATCGACATAAAAGGTAAGGAGATTTTTGTTCACCCTGCCCCTCATGTGGTTGACAGGCCAAGTCGCATGCAAGGTTTATTTTGGGCATTAATTTCCAATATGGTTCAAGGAGTTAGTGTAGGATTCGAGAAACGTTTGGAAATGATTGGGGTTGGCTTTAGAGCTTCCGTTCAGGGATCTATTTTAGATTTGTCTATAGGGGTTTCTCATCCGACGAAGATTCCTATTCCTTCAGATATTCAAGTTAGTGTTGAGAAGAATACTATAATATCTGTGAAGGGGATAAACAAACAGCTAGTTGGGGAATTCGCTGCTAATATCCGTGCTAAACGTAAACCTGAACCCTATAAAGGTAAGGGTATCCGCTATGAAAACGAGTATGTCCGTCGTAAGGCTGGAAAAGCGGCAAAAACAGGTAAAAAATAG
- the rplP gene encoding 50S ribosomal protein L16: protein MLMPKRTKFRKQQKGQFAGLSKGATFVDFGEFGMQTLERGWVTSRQIEACRVAINRHLKRRGKVWIRIFPDKSVTKKPAETRMGKGKGAPDHWVAVVRPGRILFEVANVSREDAQDALRRAAAKLGIRTRFVKRVERV, encoded by the coding sequence ATGTTGATGCCTAAACGAACAAAATTTCGCAAACAGCAAAAAGGTCAATTTGCAGGCCTAAGCAAGGGGGCTACTTTTGTTGACTTTGGCGAATTTGGAATGCAGACCTTAGAAAGAGGATGGGTAACTAGTCGGCAAATAGAAGCTTGCAGGGTTGCTATCAATAGACATTTAAAACGTAGGGGAAAAGTTTGGATTCGTATTTTCCCAGATAAAAGCGTAACTAAAAAGCCTGCAGAAACTCGTATGGGTAAAGGTAAAGGTGCCCCAGATCATTGGGTAGCAGTAGTTCGCCCAGGGAGAATTCTTTTTGAAGTGGCTAATGTTTCAAGAGAAGATGCTCAAGACGCTTTAAGAAGAGCTGCAGCAAAATTGGGAATAAGAACACGTTTTGTTAAGCGGGTTGAAAGGGTATAA